A segment of the Bacillus licheniformis DSM 13 = ATCC 14580 genome:
CTTCCGCAGTTTTCCCCGATGGAGGCGCTGCAAAAAGGGACGCTTTGGCCCGTATTTTACGATCATTATGAAAATCCGTATGAAGATGGGAGGTAAGGAGGGTGACGAACTCTTTACCGCAAGACTATTATAAAAGGCTTCATGAAATTCAGGCTGTTGATTTTGTCATCGTTGAGCTGATGCTATACCTTGACACACATCCCGATGATACCGATGCCATCAAACAATACAACCAGTATGCCGGATTTTCCAGAAAACTGAAAGCGAAGTTTGAATCAAAATACGGCCCTTTGATTCAAGGAAGCCCGGATCAGACGGAATCCTATTGGAGCTGGAAAAGAAGTCCTTGGCCATGGCAAGTTTAATAGAGGAAGGGAGTCAGGTTCATGTGGCTTTATGAGAAAAAACTGCAGTATCCTGTTAGGGTGAGAGAATGCAATCCGAGACTTGCCAAATTTTTGATTGAGCAATACGGCGGAGCGGACGGCGAATTGGCTGCGGCGCTTCGCTATTTGAACCAGCGCTACAGCATACCCGATAAAGTCGTCGGACTGCTGACGGACATCGGTACGGAAGAGTTTGCTCACCTTGAAATGATTGCCACGATGGTATATAAATTAACAAAAGACGCGACGCCCGAGCAGATGAAGGAAGCCGGGCTCGGCGATCATTACGCAGACCATGACAAAGCCCTGTTTTATCATAACGCTGCCGGCGTTCCGTTCACCGCTACATACATCCAGGCAAAAGGCGATCCGATTGCCGATTTATATGAAGATATAGCGGCTGAAGAAAAAGCGAGGGCTACGTATCAATGGCTGATTGACATGTCGGATGATCCGGATTTAAATGACGGGCTGGCGTTTTTACGGGAAAGGGAAATCGTTCATTCACAGCGCTTCCGCGAAGCTGTCGAAATTTTGAAGGAAGAGCGCGACCGTAAAAAAGTGTTTTAAACAGCAAAAAGCCGAAAATACGACCGTATTTTCGGCTTTTTATTTACTGCACCGGGCTCGCAAGCAGTTCTGCTGCGCGGTCGCGCAGCACATATTTTTGAACTTTTCCGGATGCGGTCAGCGGGTATTCGTCGATCAGAAATACGTACTCCGGAATTTTATAATACGAAAGCTGTCCTTTGCAAAAATCTCTGACGTCTTCGAGCGTCAGCTTTTTGCCCGGCCTGCATTTAATAAAGGCAGCCGTTTTTTCCCCGTACTTTTCATCCGGAACGCCGACAACCTGTACATCGACAATATCCTCATGTTCATAAAGGAATTCCTCTATTTCACGCGGGTAAATGTTTTCCCCGCCGCGGACGATCATATCTTTTAAGCGCCCGGTAATCCTCACGTATCCGTCCCGGTCCATTTCTGCCAAATCTCCGGTATGGAGCCAGCCGTCTTCATCGATGGCCTTTTTTGTGGCTTCATCCATTTTATAGTAGCCTTTCATGACGAGGTATCCTCTTGTGCACAGTTCGCCCTGCTCATCCGGGCCGAGCGTTTCCCCGGTGTCAGGATCGACGATTTTCATTTCTACATGCGGATGCACTTTTCCGACGGTCTCGACGCGGCGTTCGATCGTGTCGGTGACGGTTGTCTGCGTAATCACGGGTGAAGACTCCGTCTGTCCGTATGCGATTGTGATATCCGTCATATTCATTTGCTTCATCACTTTTTTCATGACTTCTCTAGGGCACGGGGAGCCTGCCATGATCCCGGTCCGCAGAGAAGAGA
Coding sequences within it:
- a CDS encoding spore coat protein CotJB; its protein translation is MTNSLPQDYYKRLHEIQAVDFVIVELMLYLDTHPDDTDAIKQYNQYAGFSRKLKAKFESKYGPLIQGSPDQTESYWSWKRSPWPWQV
- a CDS encoding manganese catalase family protein; amino-acid sequence: MWLYEKKLQYPVRVRECNPRLAKFLIEQYGGADGELAAALRYLNQRYSIPDKVVGLLTDIGTEEFAHLEMIATMVYKLTKDATPEQMKEAGLGDHYADHDKALFYHNAAGVPFTATYIQAKGDPIADLYEDIAAEEKARATYQWLIDMSDDPDLNDGLAFLREREIVHSQRFREAVEILKEERDRKKVF